Within the Glycine max cultivar Williams 82 chromosome 12, Glycine_max_v4.0, whole genome shotgun sequence genome, the region TTCATTTTAGCCTTGCAACTCATGTCCGTTTGTCCATGTGTGTGATCTTAGTACTTTTTCCATTGTACTACCCACTCCGCCAACTGTACCATTCCCTTATAACTATGATAATTATAATACTTAAAGGTGTGATTAGCTATGGAGCTTCCTGAAAGTGGCCCGAactatataaaatgaaaatttgcattCCTCTTTAACACCTGTTAGTAAATGCTATTTTTGTCCTATAAATCCATAATGTAGCTACCCTTGCTTCAATTATCGTTGAATGCAGCCGCTAAAACCTACTCAAACCCGCTTCTGCCGTAGCCATAACTAAATAGATCACAAATTAAGAGGCCCGGTGCatatataagattaaacttttgtaaacaatattttttatgtctCTTATTATCATCTGAGTGCAGTAATTGCTTATAAGTTCAACCTGAAATGCATATATCTTCTTGAAAATACATTTAGTCGTACTAGTCGTATAAATTGTAACATACATTGAATAACCTGATTGTGTGTAATCTTCTGAATCCTTTATTAGGTGAAGTATggcaaaaaaaagagagaaaatattacTTTAGGATCATTGTAGTGAATGCTGCTCTTACGGGCAGCATATCTACCCTCACTGAACCATAGTGCATCAAAATCGTACAGAAAAACGTAGATTTTACGCACAAAATAGTGGCGTGTCTGTTGCACTAAACAATTGctgttttaacaaaaaaaaaactaatcgtTGAGAAAACAAATACTTATGCAAATCTCCAAAATTCGCATTACAGCTGCTACAAAGAAATGAAGTataatcatcatttcataaccatGGAAGTTTACTCCAATAAACCCGACTtaatacttgtaacttgtgtccagctctctctctctacacTGCAATTTGGTTCTATCTTTGGCATCTGTTATGTATGGCACGGAGACAACACAGTAGGATGAAACTAAGTGCCTGTTAGGTCACGTTAAAGACAACGTAAGCAACTACTCCATTGCCGGCAGAGGCAGAGTGTAACACACACTATAAGATTCCATTCCCAGTCACACTAATGGACACTCCCCCATACCAGTTGCCTCCGTGGTCCTCTCGGCCTCCCTAGGGATCTCCTCTGTCCTGTGCCCTATGTCCATCATCCGTCGGGTCTCCAAGGCAAGTCTTTGCCAAGGAGGACCTGTCAGTAGATGGGCATGGAGCAAAGAAAATCTCTGGGGAGGCGAGAGTGATCTCGGAGGCAACTGCGGTCGTGGAGTGCCAGTTCGTGGCAGAGGAGAATGGGGCAGTGGAGATGGTGGAGGCACCTTTCATTTTAGCCTTGCATCTATTGCAGCGGCTTGTTTGTGCTCATGTGCACGTGTGTGATCCGGTACTTTTTTCCGTTGTACTACTACCGGCTTCCGTAACTATACCAAAATCCCTTTTAGCTAAGAAGCTTCCCGAAAGTGTCCTGaactatataaaatcaaatttgccATTAACAACGGTTTTAAGGAGCGGGTTAGTGCTATTTTTGTCCTGTAAAATAAAACCATAGGGAGCTACGAGGGTACCCTTGCTTGAGGTGTCTGGTGATTCTATGGTGTTAACGTTGTATGCAGCCGCTAAAACCTTGCTTCTGCCGTATCAGAACTATATgtaaaggccccatgcatataTAAGATGGAACTTCTGTAACCAATATTCTGTATGCctcttattttcacttttatcaTTGTTCATAAGTTCAACGTGagatattttctgaaaaatccATACGTATAAGCTTCTGAAtccttttttatcaaaaaatatggcaaaaaaaatactttaggaTCATTATAGTGAATGAAGCTCTTGCGGGCAGCACACGCACATCTACAGAAAAACGTAGATTTAAAGCACAAAATAGTGACATCTTTTGCACTAaacaattgttatttttaacaaatatccaaatcattgaaaaaacaaatatttatgcaAATCCCCAAAATTCGTATTACAGTTGCTACAAATAAAAGAAGTATAATCATCACCATTGAAGTTTACTCCAACAAACCCAACGTAATACTGGTAAGTATTGTTGCTAGTCTAACAAAGCATGCAATGGGCGACCAATAAATTGCATATACTAAGTGTACAGTTTTGCAATTCTTTTTACACACGGCTATCTATGAGGCTGCTAAACTCCAATCTCAGTAACAAAAAGAAAGGCCGAGTTGAGCCAACATTTCTTGACAAAGTGCACTAGCCGCTAGCCACAATCTCATGGATGGTATCGCTAACAGTTTCATCCTCGGATCTGACAGCAAGTTTCATCGCAACATCCTTTGGACCATCAAGTCCAAAAGACAACCGCACAAGAACCTTCACATTTCCTATGAATACACCTGACAACAAGCATGTGTGTGACCTTGAATTGGGTGGGACTACCTCGGTTCCCTGCAAATAgtgaacaaaaaaattacaagaatgaTATCAGCTTCCCAGAAAATAGCCTAGAGTTACTAATGAACAGACACCAGTTAAAGATTCtctattctttttcatttgaaaaattCTTGGAAGTTATGAAGATAGAGAAATCTCTTGCAGCTCAATGGCACCATTACAAGTCTTATGTCTAGATGATGTCAGATTCAtgtatgactaacttttgagcacctaataatctttttttaagtTCTCTGGGCATACAATAGCATTTACATGCATTCATACCCTCCTTGTGCCTGGATTTTGGCAATGTCACAAGGCTCAACTTCAAAATCTTTGAAAGGAACTAGGCTGGGTGAGAGCAATAAAATCTTTAATATGCACCAAACGTATTTgctatatgtaaataatatCAAACTCTGAACACTTGGGCTTGATCTTTGTGCCATAAGAGTAAGTATTTTACTCCCAAACCAAATCACCCAAGAATATCTTCTAATTCAGGTCACCAGTGAACCTCTATGTCAATGTGTGAATGCACATGTCAACAGCATTTTACATGCGGTGTCTATGTGGCTTGAGTTTAGCAATTGTCAAAGTTCAACTTCAAATTTTTCAAAGGAATTAGGTTGGGTAAGTCTATATGCATCCACTGAAAAAGCACATGACTAATATTAAACCTCAAATTTGTGTGTGGGAAATAGAAAGTCAACTTCTGGTATATGCTCTCGAATAAGTCATGCAGAAAATGAATCTAACAAACAAAACAATACCTTGTTGTGTAGTAAAAATTGTGCAAACAGCTCATAACCATTTCAATATAATGGGTCTGGTTTCCTAACAAACATTTACCAAAGCAGCTATTGACGCCATTGGCTTACCTCACAAGGCTGCATCCCAAGAAGATTAATGACGGTATTTACAGCTTCAGCCAAATTCTCCCTGGGGCCAAGACCATATTCATCCACTCGCTCACAGTCAGGGCCCATGCTTTCCCATGCACTCCTGAAATTAGACACCCCCACTTTCAATATGTAGTCTGCTGTGACAACCTCCAAATCCTCCAGTTGGTATTCATCTTCAACACCATCATCTTCTGTCTCACCAGTGGTTGGGTCAACCTGGTCAATATCCAATACATGAAGCAGTGATTAGATTTccacaaaaatattattgttttattttccacaAATTCCGTGccagagaaaaataaaataagctcCACGCTTGAAATATACACTTCGTGATATATACCAGGGGTCTAGGACTAGGACAAAGAAAAACCACAATGCTTCCCAAGGATAAAGGGGACAAGTACCTCTTTAACAATAAATTTCAGAACATTCGAAAATTTTCCAGCAATTGGCAATCCCTCAGGCTTCTCAAAAGCCACAAATGTTTGCCCAGGTGAATCATAAGGAAGAGATCTGAGAGGCTTTGAGAACACTTCAGAGAACTCTTCTGCTTCCGATGCATCCACAATCACAATAACCTGGAATAGAGGAAAAATTTATACAGAAGACCTGGAGTTGCATTCTAGTATGAAATTATACAGTATCGATACAAGTCATTACATCTTCCAATAATTGCTCTGGTATCGTGTTTGTGCAGTTGTATTGAAACACAACATGCCGATCAAAAATGTGCTTAACAACATTAACTGCATATTCTGTCTCCGCTTCAGTAAGCTCCACAGGTTCTGAAGACTGATAAGAAAGCAACATCAGAATACATAGTACATATTACAGTATataaggaaagaaaatataaagtatataattttgaaacaaGAACTAAGTAAAATAACCTTAAAAAGCTTCCCAAAGTTTGCAAACTCGGGAATGGATAGAAGCAGCCTTTCATATGCATCTGCAGTAGATGGGGGACCACTAGGAGGAGCACCCAAACCAGTAGGCTTTTTACCAGGGGCTTTCTTCTCTGCAAGTGGTTGAGACTTGACCTCCCTGGGCACTGAATCAATGTCAAAAGCCTCTTCTGAAGGCTCCTGCATTCACATTAAAAACATGCAATATGTCCATAAGACCTTAACCAATGAaaagcaagaaaataaaatacagaGAACTTACGTAGTTTTTCAAACTAGTCTCCAGATTGACAAGCGGGATAACAAATGACCCAAAGAGGAAATCTTTCACATCTTTATCTGTCTCGACAACTGAACCATCACCTCCAAGTGTGTTCAGATAAAGTGTTGCTCTGTCACGAACCTATGAAGAAATCAAAATCATTCAGATATAAATCAAAGCAAGTAACAGCGTTAAAGTTTACACACTTCTAGAGTTGCAAATTGTATGATCTCATAAAGCACATAAGTATAGAAATGTCTTGTAAGATATGACAGAAATTCACCTCATCATCACTATCAAAAAGACACCGCCTTAGCAGTACAAATATGCGGGGCTGCAAAGAGTAATTAGGAGATTTAAATTAGTCGAAATATCaccctaaaaaaacaaaaagtctaggagaaatttagagaaaataattaattaaccgAGGTGAGTAACACCTTTAGTGCATCAACAGCAGCACCAAACTTTGCCAATGTGCTCACAGCACTGGCCCTAACAGTCGCATTCTCAAGATGTACTCTGTTATAAATATAACGAATATATTTGCTGGGGTCAGAAGTTTTTGGTCCTTCAACTCCCAGGAAGTGCAGTATCTAAGGgatagagagaaaaattaacaattaaagataaaaatccaGAAGCGCACAAAGTAAATGGCAAAGGACAAAACCAAAATTACTACCTGTGTGGACAAATAAGTGAATTCACAATCTTCAATAAACTCACAAAGATGAAGCAACCCACTTTCCTTAGCATCAGGGATATCTCTAATAAGAATCACAATTGAATCTACAATTGCTTTCTTGTAATCAAAGCCACCTTCTTCCCTAAGAATGTTACTTAGGAAATTCATCCTGAAAATAATAACAGAAAAGAAACCAGTAATTTAGACCATTCATCTAGGAAAAACATTCAAATGAAATATGTAACTTCTGGGGGAAAGAAACCTATAGAATGACATTGACATATACTCACAGAGATCTATATTTTAAAGGGAATTTCAAGCATAGTGATCTTATTgcttcaacaacaacaattttgAACTCATCAGCAATATCAGACATGAAATTTGTAATCTGCTTCATAAGACGGTCCACACTTGATTCATTTCCTGTCTTCAATAGAGTAGTTATGGCAAGTGTGGCAATGCTTCTGTTCTGGTCAGAGATTAAACTTTCCATATCAATATTGCAGTTAGTGACTGCCATCGGATGTGTCATTGCCACCTGCAAAGTTCAAAGCCACACTCaaccattataaaaaaatgtatggatCAAGTTCGACACATCTTATGAGATTAGCTACAATACTATATtaaggaaaatgaaaagattTTATGATTCTCTATCAACTTCCCCGAAATTATAGCAGGCAAGAAAGCAAAATGCTCACTTCAGAATGGAGGCTGTCATGTATCctatgtcaaatttaacaaaagcatgaaaaagtattttctctgaaatttaagtaattaaaaaaagttaacctTGTTCAAGGTGCGGACAGCGGCAAATCTCAAGACTGGCTTAGATGAACTTAAGAAAAGCTGAAGAACAGTAATTGCCGGTGTTAATTCTCGGCTAGTTACTCCATTGAGCTCTGTAATTGCCCTGGCAGCTTCAAAAATCACCATCTCTGACTTGTGACGAAGGCAACTCTCAAGATAATCATAGAAGGGGCGGTCCCCTGATTGTGTATTATTTCCTGACTCCCGAATTACCTGCAGATATTATGCTATCTAAAGATTACGCAAATAAATATCACTTCAGTGAGAGCTATTTATGAAAAGGGAAACACACCTGACTTGTATAACAGACCAAAAGGCATTGAGCCAAAGGAGAGCGAACATTTCCCCTGGTTAAGCTTGTAACCAGCTTGCTAACAGCGAGTCGATCATTCTGCCGTATCTGAAATGTTGTAAGCCACCATGTGTTAGTATCAACACTCTTTgtagtttatttgttttttatcatAATAGAAATAAGATCCCCAGAAggtaaaatcaaaattacatgATGTCGAATTTCCATCATAATCATGCTCAAACAGTAACTCCATAAGGCAACTATATACAATTAATGCAGACTAGTTTCTACTTATTTACCACAAGAGGTTGAAAGCATATAAACCTTTGAAAAACTAAGTGAtagaaaaacttttcacaatGCATCCACAAGTAAAATACTGCTGTAGTTGAAGCAAAGAGTGTGAATGGAGTATGATGCTAAAGGTCTCAGTCACAGGAGACAGCATAAAACCATATGACGGACAAGAAACCAAACAATCAATATCAACTTCGGCAGTTGTATTTCAAGAAGTGCAgtctttcatttactttttgcaaaattacttatttaatgaGCTTATACAGAAGTCAAATCCTTCAGATAAAAAAGAATAGTTATGAATCTCGGATAGTAGCACGTAGCGGATGACCCAAAAAACACTATAGCAAGGCAGCAGATCAGGGGATGGCCACTattctgaaattttttataCAGTTTATGTAAcgtataatatatacatataaattctcaaaaatgataaaaattacacaaaatttatgacattcataattaacaataaaaagtcATAGGTGTCTTAAGCAAAAGATACAAGTAAATACCAAGTGAATCTAATATACTCTTTATGCAAGAGCCCTTTGGGCTCAAAATGTGGACAATGCAGAAGCCCGCCTATGTTGTGttgcaattaaaattttattcagaaaattggGGGCAATAAGGATCAAATTCTGGACTACTTGGTCAtagaagctctgataccatgtgaAGAACTATCTACCCCAAAAGCTTAAGTTCTTGGGTGAAAACACCTGAAAAACTTTTATATCTAACAGGTTTAACAGAAAGTAATGAAAAAGACAAGTTCATACTGAATattcaatgaattttaaatgttataaaaataaaattgaccaTGCAAAAGGTACTCTTGCTACATATCTCAGTGGCTGATGAATTATTTTGCAGCACTGATTTACTATCTGAGAGGGCAACAGAGCTTTTGGGTTTTCAGTAGAATTTGTTTTAATACACCAAGAAATGTAATTACTAGAATCTTACAATTCATGATTTGAATCACAATTTGACTAGTCAATGATTCATATCATGTGATGAATCACAGATAACTATGAATCTTAAATACATGAATGAATTGGCCTGCTTCTGTATCACCGATGTGAACTGCAattcattgtttttaattttttttactttacttttaCTACTTatcaaagaaattgaaatgtttGATAAGCTAAGACTGTTAAATGAAAAGGAACTGAAGGAACACTTTTGAACACACAATATTTGATTATTCAGatatctatttttattcttcTGAAATTGGGTTTCACACTATCACTCTCTCTTTATGCACTATATTTGGTTGTTCCATTGCTCTATTTTTGATCTTCTAAAATAAAGGTTTCAAGCATGCTTCTAAAATAAAGGTTTCACATACACTTGTGATTTTGTTTTGTGACACTTATGGcgattttttagtttaaaattattacattggGTATTACAcgtcatttatcatttatatgataaattaaaagcTATTTTCAGTGTGTTTTTGAATCTTAGAATTCGATACAATTTATGATTCATGATTCAAAAATTAGCCAAACGATTCATGATTTGGATCATTTGGTAATATTGTCAAGAAACTACAACATCAAACCATTCATGCAACGCAACATACCTGATGCAGCAAAGCCAGGGCATGAAATTGCACAAGAGCTGCCCTTGATTGAACAGCTTCCTGAACCTCATTACTCCATCTTTTTACAATCTCGGGATTTGTCTGATAAGGGGGGACATAAAATAAGCAGGCAACACATATGGAATATGAGATAAGGAATTACAAATAGATTTTGTTAATACCTGGAGTATATGAATGCCGCTAACTAGGGCTGCACTTGCAACAACTGGATTCTTGTCTACAATAGCCTGTTTCAGATATCGCTCTATTTGAGTAAGGAGAGTTCCATCCGTGATACGACAAAGGACACGAATAGCATTAGCCCTGTACATATCAGTCTTACTATTCATGTCCTTCATGAGAGAGCTTGTAACGATGATAACCtggtaaaaaagtaaaataaaagagatagaACGGTCAGAATCTCTGTTTGTGATATACAGACAATATTCGTGAATCTGACTGCTCATGAAAATTGCAAGAATTTGTAACCTCATCTGCAGAAGGGGAGAGCTCCTTTATGATCAGGTAGACCATTCTCCTTAACCCAAGATCCCGAGACTGGAAAAGCTTAGTTACAGAAAAGAAAACTTCTGTGGCTTCGGTCTATGAAATTACAACAAGAACAAATTATTGAAAAGGGATTCGTAACAACTCTAATATAATTCTGCAAAGCCATTCTATAAACAACCACAAATATCTATGAAAtagaaaagacaaagaaaaaccTCTTGACCTTTGTAAATGTCTCTCCCTGATTCAGTAGATATAAAAGTTTTGTGATAAcctggaaaagaaaaagataacaaaCAAATTCAATGTCAAATCCAACCATTGAATAACACAATGAAAACATaagatcaattaaaaataataaaagaaaaacctgTGAACATCTCCTAGCATCTAGTTGTGGGTCATTAAAAACCCTGGCCTCCTGAAGAACAGCTCCCTTTTCAATTCCCAAAAAGGGAGAATACTCAGCTGTTAACCAAAacaatcataattcataaattaataagagCATTGAGTCATTTATAATACAAGCTGAACTCATCACAACAATGACcaaaatgagaagaagaagcaaaagcattaaaaaaatctaaattatcCATCAAGTATCAACTCATCACCATAGACATGTTTAAACAAGCAACTGCAATTTGCACATAATTGACTATATGCATAGCAAATTATACGTCTTGGATAGATTAAAGTTTCCAAAACGACAAGTTATAGTTCAAATCCAATCCAAGCATTGTGATCTGTGTCATTTGCAATTGGAAAGCAAAATTAAACATTGGATCTGGAAGTGAGGGAGTGTTATCCAGCAATGGCAAATAAAGGAAGAGTTAAACGCAAAACAAAATCACAGCAGAGAGCAGATCGAATTGcgaaagagaaaaaacaaaagaacgAAGGAATCACCTTCGTCGTCGCGGTCATCGTCCTTCTTCACGAGCGGCTGAGCC harbors:
- the LOC100789362 gene encoding coatomer subunit gamma-2 isoform X2; protein product: MAQPLVKKDDDRDDEAEYSPFLGIEKGAVLQEARVFNDPQLDARRCSQVITKLLYLLNQGETFTKTEATEVFFSVTKLFQSRDLGLRRMVYLIIKELSPSADEVIIVTSSLMKDMNSKTDMYRANAIRVLCRITDGTLLTQIERYLKQAIVDKNPVVASAALVSGIHILQTNPEIVKRWSNEVQEAVQSRAALVQFHALALLHQIRQNDRLAVSKLVTSLTRGNVRSPLAQCLLVCYTSQVIRESGNNTQSGDRPFYDYLESCLRHKSEMVIFEAARAITELNGVTSRELTPAITVLQLFLSSSKPVLRFAAVRTLNKVAMTHPMAVTNCNIDMESLISDQNRSIATLAITTLLKTGNESSVDRLMKQITNFMSDIADEFKIVVVEAIRSLCLKFPLKYRSLMNFLSNILREEGGFDYKKAIVDSIVILIRDIPDAKESGLLHLCEFIEDCEFTYLSTQILHFLGVEGPKTSDPSKYIRYIYNRVHLENATVRASAVSTLAKFGAAVDALKPRIFVLLRRCLFDSDDEVRDRATLYLNTLGGDGSVVETDKDVKDFLFGSFVIPLVNLETSLKNYEPSEEAFDIDSVPREVKSQPLAEKKAPGKKPTGLGAPPSGPPSTADAYERLLLSIPEFANFGKLFKSSEPVELTEAETEYAVNVVKHIFDRHVVFQYNCTNTIPEQLLEDVIVIVDASEAEEFSEVFSKPLRSLPYDSPGQTFVAFEKPEGLPIAGKFSNVLKFIVKEVDPTTGETEDDGVEDEYQLEDLEVVTADYILKVGVSNFRSAWESMGPDCERVDEYGLGPRENLAEAVNTVINLLGMQPCEGTEVVPPNSRSHTCLLSGVFIGNVKVLVRLSFGLDGPKDVAMKLAVRSEDETVSDTIHEIVASG
- the LOC100789362 gene encoding coatomer subunit gamma-2 isoform X1, whose amino-acid sequence is MAQPLVKKDDDRDDEAEYSPFLGIEKGAVLQEARVFNDPQLDARRCSQVFLLLFLIDLMFSLCYSMVGFDIEFVCYLFLFQVITKLLYLLNQGETFTKTEATEVFFSVTKLFQSRDLGLRRMVYLIIKELSPSADEVIIVTSSLMKDMNSKTDMYRANAIRVLCRITDGTLLTQIERYLKQAIVDKNPVVASAALVSGIHILQTNPEIVKRWSNEVQEAVQSRAALVQFHALALLHQIRQNDRLAVSKLVTSLTRGNVRSPLAQCLLVCYTSQVIRESGNNTQSGDRPFYDYLESCLRHKSEMVIFEAARAITELNGVTSRELTPAITVLQLFLSSSKPVLRFAAVRTLNKVAMTHPMAVTNCNIDMESLISDQNRSIATLAITTLLKTGNESSVDRLMKQITNFMSDIADEFKIVVVEAIRSLCLKFPLKYRSLMNFLSNILREEGGFDYKKAIVDSIVILIRDIPDAKESGLLHLCEFIEDCEFTYLSTQILHFLGVEGPKTSDPSKYIRYIYNRVHLENATVRASAVSTLAKFGAAVDALKPRIFVLLRRCLFDSDDEVRDRATLYLNTLGGDGSVVETDKDVKDFLFGSFVIPLVNLETSLKNYEPSEEAFDIDSVPREVKSQPLAEKKAPGKKPTGLGAPPSGPPSTADAYERLLLSIPEFANFGKLFKSSEPVELTEAETEYAVNVVKHIFDRHVVFQYNCTNTIPEQLLEDVIVIVDASEAEEFSEVFSKPLRSLPYDSPGQTFVAFEKPEGLPIAGKFSNVLKFIVKEVDPTTGETEDDGVEDEYQLEDLEVVTADYILKVGVSNFRSAWESMGPDCERVDEYGLGPRENLAEAVNTVINLLGMQPCEGTEVVPPNSRSHTCLLSGVFIGNVKVLVRLSFGLDGPKDVAMKLAVRSEDETVSDTIHEIVASG